The genomic segment AAATTAAGAGTATCCCTTCGAAAGTTCCCAGTATTTTTAATGTTTAACTTCTCCAAATTCTCATGAATAATTTCTTCTGGTAAATTTCTTAAATTTTCTAAAACGCTCATTTAAACCCCCATAATCTTTATTTTTTCCCCGTGTCTAACATAAAGTTATTATAAACTAAAAATTTTAATATTTTTGGCAATTTGACTACTTTGTCACAATTGTTTTTGATGCATTTTACAATATTATTCCGAATAATTATTATTTTAAACAATATTTAATCTATAAATATTTGCATAAAAATAAAAGACAGGACTATAGCTTGGCAAAAACTCAGAAACAGTTTTTTTAATAGCTTCTACGACTTTTAATATACCGTATTTTTCTATGGCTGGAATTATAATTTCACTCATATAATTTTTAACATCTTCAAAAGTTTTTTCTATACGTTTTTTCAAAATTAAATTTTGAGAAATACTATCCTCTATTTCAGAAAAATATTGTTGAAAATTTTCTATATTTTCAGCACTCATTTTTTCTATATTTCTATCCCTTTCTATAAGGTTTCTATATTCTATTATTATATCTGCTAATTTTGACAGGTCTTCCCCTGAATTTGACAGAAGGTCTGTGAGATTTAACACATCTTTTGCTGTTTTTAACAGCCCCTTTGTAAAAATTGACAGATGGGTATTGTTAAATTTATCAGATGCCGTTTCTATTTTTTTCCTCTCTCCTAGTTTTTCTAAAAAAAACATAACTGACCACCCTTTTGGTGTTAAAGAGTAGGAGAGGGAGTTACTCACAGATTTATGTATTTGGTCTACTTCAATAAGGTTTAGGGCAATTAACTTTTTAGTAATGCTTCTAATAGTTGTGTAGGAAAAATACTCCTGGTATTCTAAAATATTTGCCCTAGACATAGTGATAGATATATTGAGATTCTTATCAATCTTTTCTTTAAGCAGATTATTTTTGCAAAGGTAATAAATGTTTTGTAAAAAAATAGCTTCGTTAATTCCTATTTTAGTTGCTAATTTTTCGTGGAAAAAATGCAAAAGCCACCTCCCTAAATAAAATCTATATTTAAGATATACCACTTTAATTTTTTAAAAGCAATAATCAAATAATAAAAACAGAACTATAAATGAAAAAAATGTAATACAAACGATATATTTATTTGACTCCACTACACTTTGAAAGTATAATTATAATATACACAACTAAGTTACCTAAAATAAAAATTTGGGAGGTAACAATGAAAGAAAAAAAGATGTATCCCTTCACATCTATGATAAGTTTAAGAATTTCAGGAAAACTGTTAAAGCAGATTGATGAAAAAGCAAAAGCACATAAAAAGAGTAGATCCTATATAATTAAAGAGTTACTAAAAAATAATACAGATTAAAGGACTCGACCGATAATAAAATTAATATAAAAATTTCTTATTTAATCTTTATAGGGTTAATTCTAATATCCCCCGTATTAGATCCCCTAAATATAAAAAATGGAGGTCGATAATTATGTCTATGACAGTTGGTGGTGCAAAAGCAGTAATTGAAGGAGTTATCATTAAAACTGAAAAAAGTATTGAAAGAGAAGTTACTTACTTAAAGGAGTTAGCAGATGATAAAGCTGCTCTATCTCACATTCAACAAAAAGAACTTGATGGAGAACCGTTACCTGCTACAAGTCCATATGGAAGTTATTCTGAATGGAAAGATCAAATTGAAAAGGAGATTAAAATATCTCAAAACTCTTTAGATAGAATCGATGTAGAAAAGGCTGAGTTGATGGCTTTTAACTACTTTGTTCAAACTGCTCCTGAGGAGTAAAAATGTGGGCCAACAGCACAAAAGTGTATAAACTGATCTATGCAGTTTTTAATCTACTTGGTACGCTTTTGGCGGTAAATAACACTCATACGCTTTATAGTAACGTGAGTAAATCAAAGCAAAGAGAGGAGATGATATATCCTAAGCCTAGGATAATTAATCACTCTGAAATAGAATTTGTAAGTAATAAAAGAGAGAAGCAATAGTTTCTCTCTTTTTCATGTTAGAATAATTATTTTAATTTTTTTACAATTACTTCATTTATCTCTTCTAAAGTTATATTTTTTGTAATAATTTTAGTTCCTAATTCCAATAAAGTTTCTTTTTTAATCTCTTTTAATCTCTCTTCAGAAAGATCAAAAATATTTCTATAAAGTTCAACATTTGTACTAATATAATCAGTATAATAGTTTATATCATCTATTAAACTTAAATCCACATTTTTTTCTTTTGGAATCTCTTCAATAACTGATTTTGGTTTCTCACTTTTTAGGAGATTATTTTTTAAAATATACTCAGCAATTAATCTATTCTTAGCAGCATTAAAAGCTAATTTTTGAATTTTAGTTTCTTGGCCACACTCTTCTATGTATGCTCTATAAACTTTTTCTTGGAGTTTTTCTTTTTCTTCAGATGACAGAGCTGAA from the Cetobacterium somerae genome contains:
- a CDS encoding ribbon-helix-helix domain-containing protein, whose protein sequence is MKEKKMYPFTSMISLRISGKLLKQIDEKAKAHKKSRSYIIKELLKNNTD